In Mercurialis annua linkage group LG5, ddMerAnnu1.2, whole genome shotgun sequence, a single genomic region encodes these proteins:
- the LOC126679817 gene encoding uncharacterized protein LOC126679817, giving the protein MGSFKGHVVPGSLFLLVGVWHVWCSLVRYVSNPKSFRVRVWNPVPGFKYLELYVVAIGAFIDLCIELLYSTHLKFFVNGVLNPSHMNDFEHSGMLLMFFLFGLVSLLSEKTRYLVLPEGALCLVATSAFCAEYLLFYFHSTSHKGLEGYYHLLLVLLVALCILSTLAGVLLPTSFPADLTSAIALTLQGLWFYQTAFTLYGPMMPDGCQLKNDHITCRSVASEVRGELLANFQLFALLLGVLVAVALSYVFVESKYGHYEVSSLQVVQVQDGVDKS; this is encoded by the exons ATGGGTTCATTCAAGGGGCATGTCGTACCAGGATCATTATTCTTATTGGTAGGAGTGTGGCATGTGTGGTGCTCTCTGGTGCGATATGTTTCAAATCCAAAGAGCTTCCGAGTTAGGGTTTGGAACCCTGTTCCCGGTTTCAAGTATTTGGAGCTTTATGTGGTCGCAATTGGTGCCTTCATTGATCTCTGCATCGAGCTCCTCTACTCTACCCACCTTAAGTTTTTCGTCAATGGAGTGTTGAATCCTTCTCACATGAATGATTTTGAGCACTCTGGAATGCTTCTCATGTTCTTTTTATTCGGCCTTGTTTCTTTACTCTCCGAGAAAACCAG GTATTTAGTGCTGCCGGAAGGAGCCCTTTGCTTGGTTGCCACGAGTGCATTTTGTGCCGAGTATTTACTGTTTTACTTCCACTCAACAAGTCATAAGGGACTCGAAGGGTACTATCATCTCCTCCTTGTCCTCCTAGTAGCACTCTGCATTTTATCAACTCTTGCCGGGGTTCTCCTCCCTACCAGCTTTCCTGCTGATTTGACCTCTGCCATTGCCTTAACTCTCCAAGGCCTTTGGTTCTATCAGACTGCCTTCACCTTATATGGACCCATGATGCCCGATGGCTGCCAGCTTAAGAATGACCACATTACATGTCGATCTGTGGCTAGTGAGGTTCGAGGAGAGCTGCTCGCTAACTTTCAGCTCTTTGCCTTGCTCCTTGGTGTCCTTGTCGCAGTCGCGCTATCATATGTTTTTGTAGAATCTAAATATGGCCATTATGAAGTTTCAAGCTTGCAAGTGGTTCAGGTTCAGGATGGAGTGGATAAAAGTTAA